From the Centropristis striata isolate RG_2023a ecotype Rhode Island chromosome 5, C.striata_1.0, whole genome shotgun sequence genome, the window ttaagttttatgctattttttaaaatctctgtTGAGGTGCACTACTACAGGCAACAGAAATAATCCAATTTAAAAGTCTTTATTCTGCTCTCATGATGCAATTCTACAAAGTTCCCTGCAGGTGGTGTGGTTGTGTGGGCTGTTAGCCACAGTGAAGCCTGAGTGTCTTTGTGCCCGTAATGCAGGGGTTGACACAAAGATAAAGATCTCTCTGCCTAAAAAGGAGAGAAGAGTTTAGTCAGACTGGTGACTGGCGACAGAGAGCCAGACAAGTGGTTTAGGTCGGGGAAGCAGAAAGACGCCCCCCTCGTCTCTCCACCCGGCACCGCAAAACACCTGTTAATGGCTCTAATCAGTGAACACTCAAACTAAACAAAGCTAAAGATAGAAAAAGTTCTACTTATTATTTCAGTCAGTTGTTTAAGCAGATCAGCTTTGCATAGCAATTACATGATAACATGTAAGCagtcaatttaaaataatgtgcCGTGCTATTTaacaagttgtaaaaaaaaaagaaagaaaaaaaatggtgtcCCTAGGTATTTTTAATTATGTCAACAAATGAAGGAATTCTTCCCTTTTCAGTGCAATGATGCCACAGAGCATTTTTGGCTGATAGGTATGAGTGTGTGCATGAGCCTGCAGCCTGTCTCAATTTTCCACATTGATACTGAGATCATGATTGTCAACTTTCATCTCTTGAGAAAGCTGCCACAGTGAATCCATAACCCCGCCCTGAGACATTTCCATCCCAGTGCTGCCTCCCAGCATCGCTCCTGGCACTGACCCCACCTGGCAGCACACTTTAACATGTGTCGACAGATTTTTCTGGGTGCTAAAAGCCTTGGCACAGGCAGGGCAGGTGTGCCCTCTCTCTTTGGAGTGCACAGAGGACAGATGCCTGTGCAGGTCTGTGCGGTCTCTGAAATGTTTCAGACAGTACACACACTGCATCAGCTTCTTCTTGAAGTGGATGGTCTTCTCGTGTCGGTCCGCGTTGGATTTGAGGGTGAAGCTGGCGGGGCACTGGGAGCACAGGTAGCGCGCCGGCGCCGGCTCGGCCACCGCGGGGCGGTAGAGAGACTGGTAGAAGTGGTGAGGCTGGGATTGTGGCTGGTGGCGGGGTTGGGCGGGTTGGTGGTGCGGACCCTGCATGCTCGGCCAGTCCAGGGACAGGGCCATCAGAGACAGGGTGTGACGGTACTCGTGTTCCCTGAGATGCTCCAGGCTGCTGAACAGCCGTTTGCACAGGGAGCAGGCGAACCCCTGAGAGGGCCAGGCACCGGGCTCTGGCAGGACTCTTTTCCCTGACCCAGCCTCTTCGCCCAGCATCATCAGCCCTTTGGTTCCTCTGCCAGGCACGGACACTGACACGGGCACAGTCAAGCCACCAGCATAGCTCTCATCGCCCATCTGATCCCTCACGACAGGAGACTGGTCACCTTCCAAGGCTGAGATAGCGAAAAGAAAAGTGAGAGTGAAAGTgagaaaaatagataaaaaggtACAAACTCTCTTTTTAAGTTATCTCAACATGACATACTTCAGTTTTAAAGCTCAACCCATACCTATGCTGTACTCTTTCAtgtcttctttgtcttttacaCCCTCCTGTAAGCACAAAACACCCCattatgtcacacacacatacatttaaaaaaagtctgtatTAATTGTTGTCTGGGCATGCAGGAGGCAGGCAGGTGAGACAAGCTGTGAAGACAACCTTTTTTCACACAtgtgagaaaaaagagaaacaagacATGAAATAgaaatttacaaaaagaaagaaagaagagaaacacATAGACAGATCTGAATGATTTAAAGACAAAGATAAATTGTTAGAGATTAGCAAGCAAACACAGAAAAGGTCTCGTAAATAGCTGACAGTTCCTGGATGCTGGAGCCGTCCTACGAGACACAGAATGAGCAGTTAGGTTGATCTACAGTATTAATAATTTTATCTGGAGCTCagctgatatgggatttttgagagcGAAACCAATACAAATTTTTAGAGGGGGAAATTTAAAGATTACTGATGTGGTGGTCGATATATTGAATTTCTAAGATGGATTAAAATTAGACTTTTTCTATGAGGTTAATGCACCGATATGACTATGCATGTCGTTTTTAACATTATTACACAAAATTAGACATTAAACATATAATGAATTACACTGTAAACCAATTCTGAAAATCAAAACTGAGAGAATAAAGATGAatagaaataaagtaaatagctaaataaacactgtactgtattttcagtttaactgctgacaaattaaataaagattttaaaaaagtaaatagctgacaccatttctaaatcacctcaAGCatcttttacttaaaaaagtttGCATATCGGTGCATATAAACAACATATATATTGTTACCATTGTGTCCTTAAAAGGCCAATATCGGTGTATAATATACTTTCATCTACATACCATCTAAACTCTATCCTTCCTTCATCTACTCCATGCTCCTGCCATTCCTtcacccccacctcctcctcctcctcttcctctctaaGAACAGAACACCATGCACTGGGCAAACAGATGGCTTGTCCGCAGAGATAGGGAGGCTTGTTGGGAGGCAGGTCCACTGAAATCAAATGCTGCTCCTAAAACGCTCACCCGCACACACAGcgtacacacacagactggcACAAAACTCACATCCACACATGCTCATACCgccatgctcacacacacacgcccacactcactcacacactcacacacacacaccgaacaGAACAATTTCCTGGGCTGCGAGAGCAAACCTCTCATTGTCTACTTGTATTGATTCTACTCAGTCTCATCTCACTACCTTGCCCGTTATCTGCCATCTCTAAGCACACGCTGCTATTGTGACCAGATGTGTCATCTCTAATGTAACCACTATAAACTACATTACCGCTAATGCTGAGCAAAGACTCTTAGCTTGGAGGTGAATTTGGGTCTTGCTATATTAAAAAAGATGATATGAAAAAAGGGAGACAAGAGCAAAGAATTGGAAATCTGAAAGGAAGAGAAAGCAAATAAAGCatacagggagaaaaaaaagacaaacaaaagaaaacagtgtAGCAGGAAATGTGCCAGATTCCACACAGAGTGAGATACAGAGAGGGGTTGAGCGATGCTGTGTCGAAAAGACTTTCCAGTGATGAAAAATCACCCCATTAACCCCCACTTCTCCTCATAAAGACCCATAACCCCACTACACCACAAGTCACTTTCTATTCTCCATCGCTTCAACCCCCCTCAGTGTGTTTGCAGAAACAGGGTGAAGCCGCCCCCTGGATGCTCATCTCCACTCTAACAAACTTTTATCAGAGTGGAGGAGCCCTACCCAGGGAGCGGCCTCTCCCCTGGAGCTGAGCCAGGCTCTGTGTGCTTACCTCAGGCAAGGTGGAGGGCTCCGAGCCCTCGGGGGCCTCTTCCACTTCCATGTCCAACCCTTCTGAGCGCAGCGGGGATGCCCCAGCCCGCAGACcgggggcctccaggggccgaGGCTCAGAGGGGTGCAGTGGCGTGGGTGGAGTGGGTGGGAAGTATGCTGAtgaggatgaagatgatgatggcggtagtggtggtggtgatggaggaagatgaggaggaagaagaggaagaggaggaggaggaggaggagtggaggagcCAGTCCCCTGTTTGTTATGAATAGTGGCCCCCGTGGCCCCTGGCCGGAGCGTGCTGCAGTAGTTGTTGGAGCGGAGCCCTGAGGAGCACAGGAAACGAGTCTCACCCACCCACTCACGTACAACTGCAACTCTGCTAGCAGCTGGCCACCAGAACACAACGGGAGAGAGTGGGCAGGGGGGCAGACAGAGGCTGCCAGTGCTACACTATCAAACACTAtggagagggggaggaagaaAAACTCTGAAGTTTCACTTTCCACCAGCCGAGGGGAAAGGGTTAGggcttctcttctctctttctctttctgtttcttttgctcctctgctctccttctccttccacCCACATGCGTGCGCAGAGGAtggcagcatgtgtgtgttttgtgagaGAGTGTGCATGTGCTGTGTGAGCGAGTAAGATGCATATATGGAGAGGGCTTGAGGATCCTCTGTAGCGTGGAGGGAGATTGTTTTGGAAAGGAGCCATCTTGCAGCTCAAGTGAAGACTTTTTGTACACGCAGGGTAAAGGACGACTATATCGACCATGTAAGATGTTTACCGGCAACAAGTTAAGGCAGATGAAGATTTTCAAATTTCTCACAGAGCCTTTAGCTCTATATAACTATTCACACAAAAGCTTTTTCTGCTACATTAATATCACCATTAGCGGCTACCCAGAGTGCATCTCTTTATTTTATAATGCATATGAATCAAAGTGAAATGTGTTGCAGGTTGTTCTGGGTTGTGAGTGTGCGTATACGAGTATGTGCGACTGTGGGCAGTTTTGGGGAATGTCTCCAGAGTTATGCAGTGGGTTAGCCATTCATTGCCCTCCTCTGCACAACGGACAGAATCACACAACCATGAGGCTCGACCGTGGACGGATTCCTGGAATGTTAAACTACCGCGCCCGACACTCCTCACTCCCACTTactgagaacacacacaaatgcttcACTCCCCATCTCCTCttccccccccaccccacccccggCAGCGACGGGAGGAACAACATTAAGAGGGAGGCAGAAatggagacagagagtgaaGAGATGAGCTACAGGTGAGAGGGAGCAGCTCATTAACAAATGGTGTTCTGGCAGTTCAGAAGAAGGGACAATCATGAAATAACTACGCCGACTGGGATAAACAGCCTCGGTTCAAGTCTCTTGAAGAATTCCAACATACGACTGTAATTTTTTGCAATCTTGTCTCACTGAGTTTAATATTGCAGTCGTGTCTGGCAAGCTGTAAAGAATACAAATAACAGCAGGCTGACTCACTGCACAACGACACGAGTaaaagaaaggagaagaaaaacacattaatgtaGAGTAACTGAATTACTTACTTAACACAGAATGACGGTAGAGGGACTAAAACAcatcttctcctccacctccaacaGTGAGGGGTCAAGACCTATTAGGTCTGTTTAGGCTTTAGGGAGGCAATTACCTTAAGCTGACTGACAAATTGCCAATAGCTAATCAAATAAAACTTGGTAAGTCTGTTAGGATCAGTTCTCCATGACAAAAGCACTTAATGGTGCCCTGTTAGTATTAACCAAGAGACAGTTTTACTCTCCTAGTTTGCTTTTAATAATGAAGGAAAGCAAACCTGCATTTGGATTCAAGTTGAAGACATTGCAAGTAGAGATCTTTGGAAAAATACAAGTTTTTTCTTCAAAGTGTAGACTAAGTGACCTTGAATGGAAAATCCCACCACCACATTGAAAGTTATTACTCCTGCATCAATATCTGCCTTTACTTTAACCCTTCTTTTCCCCTTTGCATTGGAAAAGGGAGGCAGAGGGATGGTGTTGTTATATAGTATCCAAATGTTCAATCTGAAAAGTCTCTTGCACAAGATTTGTGTCACAATCATAAACAAAAATCATATAAAACCTCAGGAGAGTAGCTATATGGAGCCACTGGGAGCTGCTGTACAGGGCGAGTCAATTTTCAAAAGTAGATGTGAAGTGATGAGAGCAGGCAGTGGAGAGAAAAGTTCAATAATGTCAGTATGATCCCTATAGTTAATTGGATGTTCTTTAGAGCCAGTATGCGGTTACATGTGGACAGGTGCGCAGGGATGGTCCGGCAAAATCCATTGTCTGGCATTGATTGTCTGACGCACAAAAGGGGTAGCGGGGCCAAATCCCAATGATCTTAATTGGATTCAGAAGGCTGATTGGCATACAGACTGGCCCCACTGTATTTTGGCATTCCACATGCTAGGCTGATGTAGTCCGTGACCCATGCAAAGGACGGCAAAGAGAGGAGCTGTGCATTTGAATCGCAAGCCCTGTCAACAAGGTGAAGGTCGGATTGGTTTGAATTGCTAAATATGAAGAGAGAGAAGTGTTTAGTGGTTAAACTTCAAGACACTGATTCTCAGTTTGGTCCGATTTCTGATGTATGAATCTTTAGGAGAAAGATGTTTTATTAAACAGTCAATtataaagagaaaagagaaggagagatggagtgagagggagggagggagggagggggagacagAAGCTCTGTGTCAAGGCCCTCTGCTGATATTCAGTGGTCTCTCTTGAATTGGGCCAGGTGACCTTGCTCTACCTCCTCGCTGCCTAGATCAATACTTTCCCAGGATTTGAAACCAACATACTTTGATGCTCCACAGCTGAAGTAAAAGAGGGGgaaagagacaagagagagaCAAATAAGGAGGAACTGCAGGAGCCGGTCAGAAGGGGAGGGAGTGAGGGAGAGTGTGAGGGATGAGTGTTAAGGAGGGGTGAAGGAGAAATGGATGGAGggacggagggagggagggagagagggatagCGTGAGGGGGAGtacaggagggaaaaaaaggacagGAAGGATGTTAAGCAGGGGTGAAGGAGAAGCAGGGAGGAGAACAGGAGGAGGGGGAAAGAGGGCTGAatggagggagagaggcagGGAGCGGCGATCTGTCAAACCAGGCAGACTTCTCCTCCGCCCAGTAATCTGAGGTacagtgtttattttctgtcctcATTTAGACACAGGGACAGAcccagggagggaggggaggctgTTGGCCGTCTCAACAAGCCCATTTCCCCAACCCCTATTGTGTAGTGaattcaaaataaggtttggcTAACCAAAAacctccctgaggtttctttgGTGACAACTGAAATACAGCTATAAGTCTCATgtcaacatgttttttctccatGCGGGGAGCAAATGATTAACATTCTCTGAATTCTCCAAATCTCCTATTCATATAGTAATGTCTGAGTGAAGCTGTAAAGTGTGTGTATCATAaagcctcttcttcttcttctttctgcagCTTGTGAGCTTGTGAGGCTGTCTATCTGTGCTGTGACAGCATCTGATTCTCCTCTTTAAGCCAACAGAAACATCTCAATCCCACACACTTAACACTTACACAAAAGGGGTGATGTGATGTgacgtgcgtgcgtgcgcgagCTCGAGCGCGTATGTGCAACTGCAAACGTGTGTTTTGCTCTATTCAGTCTTGGccctgtcttttattttgtaggtgaGTGGGGCTCAACTCAAAAGGCATGACTCGGCTCCGAGTTGTACCCTTCCTTTGCTTTTCTTTCgctcacaaagacagacagaactcGGGACAAAAGATCCAATTACTAGCCAGTAaaagcaaagagacacaaacacacgagttgcacgtacacacacacacaaatgtgcccACGCGGACATGGACTCAAGCAAATATACAGTCACgctggcacacacacagagatacacacaTGTAGACGCTGACAGTTTAACACCCTCACTGAAGGCAAAAACACTGACTGAAGGAAGAAAAAGGATGATTATTGATCTAATATTGATGTGGTTAGTAAAATGTTTATTCTGAAGTAAATAGAGGCTTTAAGGGCAAGATCTTAGCTGGGTTATTTTGGTACTCATATGGCGAGGtgtaagacatttaaagacgaCATTCTGATTTACTAAAGtcgggttgtatgaggtatttatccTTAGTCAGTATCTACACGGCGGTTGGCAAGAAGCAGGCAGGATTACTGACACGGAAAGCAAGCAATGCATCGCTGAGGATGTGAGCAGCAGCAAAACCTATTGTAGCcccctaaaaaataaataatattagtTGAAGtgcatgctatatttagaacattttcaCTACTTTAGCTTGCTGACAGACAACCATGTTTAGGTTTACACACAGAGCTTTCGACAACGCCGCCAGGTTCCATTgacaaaaaactgaattttaccttgcagaacaatGGGAGTTGCTGCCTGTAGCTGCCTCgattgtttgatttaattgtgttattgtgtgactttggtgaattcaAACCAGCCctttaaaaaagtcataccaaagccacacaataacacaattacaTTAAATAGCCAAGGCAGCGGTAGTTCAGCAACTCCAGTATGCTGAGAGGTACaattacagttattttttgtcaatggagtctggtggctttgacgacAGCATTGGTAATACCTTCAGTTTCCCTcatgtaaacttaaacagggctgcaAGGTAAAGCAGATAAAGTCTTAATGTATTGTACACCTAAactgatattttcttttttttaggtttgccttttttttaggtcactaaaatacatttttctgtgtgCTGACTGAAATCTCCTATACTGAAGATAATACACTAATGATGGATAAGTGCTTCTTACAACCCAACTataataaatccaaactatccattTAAATT encodes:
- the LOC131971258 gene encoding histone-lysine N-methyltransferase MECOM-like is translated as MEVEEAPEGSEPSTLPEEGVKDKEDMKEYSIALEGDQSPVVRDQMGDESYAGGLTVPVSVSVPGRGTKGLMMLGEEAGSGKRVLPEPGAWPSQGFACSLCKRLFSSLEHLREHEYRHTLSLMALSLDWPSMQGPHHQPAQPRHQPQSQPHHFYQSLYRPAVAEPAPARYLCSQCPASFTLKSNADRHEKTIHFKKKLMQCVYCLKHFRDRTDLHRHLSSVHSKERGHTCPACAKAFSTQKNLSTHVKVCCQVGSVPGAMLGGSTGMEMSQGGVMDSLWQLSQEMKVDNHDLSINVEN